AGCCCTCTGCTTTGCCGGTTTCCTGCGCCTGTAGATTCGTCGCGGTGCAAAACCAAAGCCAAGCGATCGGAAGGACGAGCGCCGAGCGTGGCGATAAATACCTGAGCATGACGGGAGCCTCGTAAATGTTTCCGCTGTTTCATTTCCGATCGAAACGAGTCGCCAGACGCGAACGCAAAGCGCTCCATGCACGATCAACCGCGAACTGGATTCGGCTGCTTCCACGGCGGCGGACAGACCGTATCGAGCTGAGCGAAGTCGCCGCTCGGAACCGTCAGCTCAGCCCCGGCGACGGCATCTTGCAGTTGCGCGAGGTTCTTCACCCCCACGACCACCGAACGGACGGCCGGTTGCGCAAGAGTCCAAGCCAACGCATACTGCGACATCGGCGCGCCGGCCTCTTGTGCCAGGCCGGCGATCTTTTCGAGTCGATCGAACAATGCGTCGTCTTGTTTCCAAATCCAGTCGGGCTTCTCGGCGGCACGCGAATCGCCGGGCGCCGCTTCGCCGCGTCGATACTTCCCGGCAAGCAAGCCTCCTTGCAACGCTTGATAAGGAGTCACGCCGAGGGAATGTTGTTCGCAGAACGCCAGATCGTTTTGAAACTCGCGACGCAGCAGACTCAAAGGAATCTGCGAGCTCACGCAGCGTTGCCGGTTCCGCCGATCGGCGATCCACAGCAACTCGCAAAGCTGCCACGCCGCATGATTCGAAGCGCCGAAGTAACGAATCTTTCCCTGCTGCGCCGCGATGTCGATCGCCTCGAGCGTCGTTTCCAGCGGCACATGCCGATCGGGCCAGTGGATGATATACAGATCGATGCAGTCGGTTTGCAATCGCTTCAAGCTTCGATCGACTTCGCGCAGAATATGCACGGCCGACA
This window of the Planctomycetia bacterium genome carries:
- a CDS encoding aldo/keto reductase, which produces MNLRSLGSSGLLVSPICLGTMTFGSPVNEAEAIRLIHAALDLGINFIDTANVYEGYARYLGSPGGVAEEIVGKALRDRRDRAIVATKVGAPLGPGPQDRGLSAVHILREVDRSLKRLQTDCIDLYIIHWPDRHVPLETTLEAIDIAAQQGKIRYFGASNHAAWQLCELLWIADRRNRQRCVSSQIPLSLLRREFQNDLAFCEQHSLGVTPYQALQGGLLAGKYRRGEAAPGDSRAAEKPDWIWKQDDALFDRLEKIAGLAQEAGAPMSQYALAWTLAQPAVRSVVVGVKNLAQLQDAVAGAELTVPSGDFAQLDTVCPPPWKQPNPVRG